A window from Kovacikia minuta CCNUW1 encodes these proteins:
- a CDS encoding DUF4359 domain-containing protein, with protein MKTWKITAIAGALLLAGLGGVMATNNPDQTAYETFATQALVDYTEQNLCKKIPLDWGSPMQIAAGFKQV; from the coding sequence ATGAAGACCTGGAAAATTACCGCGATCGCTGGAGCGCTCTTGCTAGCAGGGCTGGGCGGCGTCATGGCAACCAACAATCCTGACCAGACGGCTTACGAAACGTTTGCAACTCAGGCCCTGGTGGACTACACAGAACAGAATCTTTGTAAAAAAATCCCGCTTGATTGGGGTAGCCCAATGCAAATCGCTGCTGGCTTCAAACAAGTCTGA
- a CDS encoding DUF4359 domain-containing protein encodes MIGVAQCKSLLASNKSEIRKLIANGTYRQDYVFFSIYKTDLIPGSVLPSVVASLLPSYHFETVGIFQQFFVYQKKEQR; translated from the coding sequence TTGATTGGGGTAGCCCAATGCAAATCGCTGCTGGCTTCAAACAAGTCTGAAATTAGAAAATTAATTGCGAATGGCACTTACCGTCAGGACTACGTTTTTTTTAGTATCTACAAGACGGATTTAATCCCTGGTTCCGTGCTGCCTTCTGTGGTTGCCTCCCTTTTGCCGTCCTATCATTTTGAAACGGTGGGCATATTTCAACAGTTTTTCGTTTACCAGAAAAAAGAGCAGCGTTAA
- a CDS encoding caspase family protein, which translates to MRPFNRRHFLQFAGSTLASLGLSQLDVVHQGVRYAKVLAQGTPRKLALLVGINAYPESSQFSTLQGCVTDVELQRQLLIYRFGFNPADILTLTDAKATRQGILTAFEDHLIKQAKAGDIVVFHYSGHGSQVADPDRDEPDGLNSTFVPVDSTLPEEFPDKGGTVKDIMGHTLFLLMSALQTENVSVVLDSCHSGGGTRGSLRVRSRAGGALLQPDPAELDYQKQWLSRLNLTPEAFIRRRKAGVAKGVVIASAKRDQLAADAPFSDFYAGAFTYLMTQYLWQQTGTTRVNNTLPSIARSTTRVSSSNQEPVYEVKPGSSNDQQPLYFTPPQNIPAEAVITKVDGDRAELWLGGLAPQSLEAFNRNAVLVAIDGRGDRPAQIRLESRQGLVGQGKLLNAVKPGALLQEQIRGIPTGLTLKIGLDPSLGRDLDQAKQALLAIKRIEALSLQQGEVQYILGRMTDSYYQQLQKTSTPNLPAVGSMGLFYPGLDVVPGAFGAVGESGAKAVDRLQAKLKSLLAARIVKLTLNPNSSRLKVAVAMNPGGNDKELIASTVAVRGANPSTLPKAPSSSINGLKALPLGTSIQFRLTNNEPRDLYFSVLVIDSTGEMAVIFPNQWTASAEAMKVAAGQSLRIPEPGKDGFNLVTQEPKGTTEVLVVASSAPLSHALKALQDLASQAGQSRGPVALADPTIVIGSLLDDLNTSSDRGSPIATDNIRSVDVSQLATLSITFEVV; encoded by the coding sequence ATGCGCCCTTTTAACCGTCGTCACTTCTTACAATTTGCAGGCTCTACCCTGGCAAGTCTGGGTTTAAGTCAACTAGATGTCGTCCATCAAGGAGTTCGTTATGCCAAGGTTTTAGCCCAGGGCACACCCCGCAAACTGGCGTTGCTGGTGGGTATCAACGCCTATCCTGAAAGCAGCCAGTTTTCAACGCTTCAGGGCTGCGTTACGGATGTGGAGCTTCAGCGGCAACTCTTGATTTATCGCTTTGGCTTTAATCCAGCCGATATTTTGACCCTAACAGATGCCAAAGCAACCCGGCAGGGCATCCTGACAGCCTTTGAAGACCATTTGATTAAACAGGCAAAAGCGGGAGATATCGTCGTTTTTCATTACTCTGGTCACGGTTCTCAGGTGGCTGATCCCGATCGGGACGAGCCAGATGGGTTAAACAGCACCTTTGTTCCAGTCGATAGCACCCTACCAGAGGAGTTTCCCGACAAGGGCGGCACGGTCAAAGACATCATGGGACACACCCTGTTCCTGTTGATGAGTGCCCTCCAAACAGAAAATGTCAGTGTAGTGCTGGATAGCTGCCATTCTGGTGGGGGAACGCGGGGCAGTTTACGGGTGCGATCGCGGGCTGGGGGCGCACTTCTCCAACCCGATCCAGCAGAATTGGACTACCAGAAACAATGGCTATCCCGCTTAAACCTTACACCAGAAGCGTTCATTCGTCGGCGCAAAGCAGGGGTTGCCAAGGGTGTGGTAATTGCCTCCGCCAAGCGGGATCAGTTGGCAGCCGATGCACCCTTTAGTGATTTTTATGCGGGCGCTTTCACCTATTTAATGACCCAGTATCTCTGGCAGCAAACGGGAACAACGCGGGTCAACAACACCCTGCCCAGTATTGCCCGCAGTACAACCAGGGTTTCTTCCAGTAATCAGGAACCGGTCTATGAAGTAAAACCCGGTAGCAGCAATGATCAACAACCACTTTACTTCACCCCCCCGCAAAATATTCCTGCCGAAGCCGTCATCACCAAAGTAGACGGCGATCGCGCCGAACTTTGGTTGGGCGGTTTAGCCCCTCAAAGTCTGGAAGCATTTAACCGGAATGCTGTGCTGGTTGCGATTGATGGAAGGGGCGATCGTCCAGCCCAAATTCGCCTGGAATCCCGCCAGGGACTGGTTGGACAGGGAAAGTTACTGAACGCCGTCAAGCCCGGTGCATTGCTGCAAGAACAGATTCGTGGCATTCCCACCGGACTCACGCTAAAGATCGGTTTAGATCCTTCCCTCGGCAGGGATTTAGATCAGGCAAAACAAGCATTGCTGGCAATCAAGCGGATAGAAGCACTTTCCTTACAACAGGGCGAAGTGCAATACATCCTGGGGCGCATGACCGATAGCTATTACCAGCAGTTGCAAAAAACAAGCACACCCAACCTTCCTGCGGTGGGCAGTATGGGGTTGTTCTACCCTGGTCTGGATGTGGTACCGGGAGCCTTTGGGGCAGTGGGGGAATCTGGAGCAAAGGCGGTCGATCGCCTGCAAGCAAAACTCAAATCCCTGTTAGCTGCCCGGATCGTTAAACTCACCTTAAATCCCAACTCCTCTCGCTTAAAGGTAGCCGTTGCCATGAATCCAGGTGGCAATGATAAGGAGTTGATTGCCAGCACGGTTGCGGTGCGGGGAGCCAACCCTTCAACCCTGCCTAAAGCTCCATCTTCTAGCATCAACGGCTTAAAAGCCCTACCCCTAGGAACTTCAATCCAATTTCGGTTAACCAACAACGAACCCCGCGACCTCTACTTCAGCGTCCTGGTGATCGACTCAACCGGGGAAATGGCGGTCATTTTCCCGAACCAGTGGACAGCCTCAGCAGAGGCGATGAAGGTTGCCGCCGGACAGTCGCTTCGCATTCCTGAACCAGGAAAAGATGGATTCAACCTGGTCACCCAGGAACCCAAAGGCACAACAGAGGTTCTAGTTGTTGCCAGCAGTGCCCCCCTCAGTCATGCGCTAAAAGCGCTGCAAGATCTTGCATCCCAGGCAGGACAGTCCCGTGGTCCCGTGGCATTAGCTGACCCCACAATCGTGATTGGCTCTCTGTTGGACGATTTGAACACCAGCAGCGATCGTGGCAGCCCGATCGCAACTGATAACATCCGTAGCGTCGATGTTTCTCAGTTAGCGACCCTATCCATTACCTTTGAAGTGGTTTAA
- a CDS encoding glycosyltransferase family 2 protein: MPPLVSILIPAYNAEQWLAETLESALAQTWQNREIIVVDDGSSDHTLAIARTFAAPQVKVINQSNRGASAARNCALHHAQGDFIQYLDADDLLAPNKIELQVQQLQDGNLGWVAAGEWARFYHHPAEATFTPQPPWADLPPVDWLMCVWEGHWMMHPAAWLIPRTIAHQAGLWDERLSLNDDGEYFCRVVLASQGIKFCWGARSYYRSGNSSSLSGSKSRSAWESALLTLELQTQHLLTKEDSPRTRRICATVFQRLIYELYPDFPDLQHRAEALVEQFGGADLKPTGGPLFQLLAAQFGWQKAKQIQRWVYQYGYGKAAIGWKLSKLKAKAAVNLGR; this comes from the coding sequence ATGCCTCCCCTCGTTTCCATCCTGATTCCCGCTTATAACGCCGAACAGTGGTTAGCAGAAACGCTGGAATCTGCTCTGGCACAAACCTGGCAGAACAGAGAAATCATTGTGGTGGATGATGGCTCAAGCGATCATACGCTGGCGATCGCGCGCACATTCGCCGCTCCTCAGGTTAAAGTCATCAATCAGTCCAATCGGGGAGCGAGTGCTGCTCGAAATTGTGCCCTGCACCATGCCCAGGGTGATTTCATTCAATATCTGGATGCCGATGATTTGTTAGCACCCAATAAAATTGAACTCCAGGTGCAGCAGCTCCAGGATGGCAACCTGGGTTGGGTTGCCGCAGGGGAATGGGCACGATTTTATCACCATCCGGCTGAAGCAACCTTTACGCCCCAACCTCCGTGGGCTGATCTGCCTCCAGTCGATTGGCTGATGTGTGTCTGGGAAGGACACTGGATGATGCATCCGGCTGCCTGGCTCATTCCCAGGACGATCGCCCACCAGGCAGGACTGTGGGATGAACGGCTGTCCCTCAATGACGATGGCGAATATTTCTGTCGGGTTGTGCTTGCCAGCCAGGGAATTAAATTTTGCTGGGGAGCCAGAAGCTATTACCGCTCTGGTAACTCCAGCAGTCTCAGTGGTTCCAAATCTCGATCGGCGTGGGAATCCGCACTCCTCACCCTGGAATTGCAGACCCAACATTTATTGACCAAAGAGGATAGCCCACGCACACGCCGAATCTGTGCAACCGTCTTTCAACGCTTGATTTATGAACTATATCCAGACTTTCCTGATCTGCAACACCGGGCAGAAGCCCTGGTTGAGCAGTTTGGGGGGGCAGATTTGAAACCAACCGGTGGGCCGCTGTTTCAATTGCTTGCGGCTCAGTTCGGTTGGCAGAAAGCAAAACAAATTCAACGGTGGGTCTACCAATATGGCTACGGCAAAGCCGCGATCGGCTGGAAACTATCCAAACTCAAAGCAAAAGCTGCTGTCAATCTTGGGAGATAA
- a CDS encoding glycosyltransferase family 4 protein, with product MQLIGNISIKRPISAIALAHPAPTPFVQQVGRALFEAGLLSQFATTLVNRPDAVWLNALNSLSALVKFDLAKQLSRRSVTEFPLSQVRDNPLPEVIRILVGRVDKDQRLTDVVFHWGTGAYDRWVARQVLADAQVVYGYEYACLATFQAAKKQGIACIYDVPSPEHDFVENLLHEELKVFPELNTPYRRYVRDRQTQRTQHRRQEWQLADVVIANSEFTKASYAGAGLDVEKVRVVPYGAPPVCTEGFQGGSSEREPCRFLWAGTFSIRKGAHYLLQAWKQLQPHSSARLNVYGAMGLPASLLKDVPDSVQVSGTVPRSELYKLYHQADVLVFPTLCDGFGMVVTEAFAQGLPVITTDRAGAADLVRHGDNGLIIPAGDADALADALVWCLSHRQELKAMRQAALETAAKWQWSDYRQALIENLLDGLKAAGYCL from the coding sequence ATGCAATTGATCGGTAATATCTCCATCAAACGCCCAATTTCCGCGATCGCCCTTGCCCATCCAGCCCCAACGCCTTTTGTGCAGCAGGTGGGGAGAGCGCTATTTGAAGCTGGACTGTTGAGTCAGTTTGCCACAACGCTGGTTAATCGTCCTGATGCTGTTTGGTTAAATGCACTCAACTCCCTATCCGCCCTAGTCAAATTTGATCTGGCAAAGCAGCTCTCACGCCGCTCTGTTACCGAATTTCCCCTGTCGCAGGTGAGGGACAACCCCTTACCGGAAGTGATTCGCATCCTGGTGGGACGGGTGGATAAGGATCAGCGACTGACGGATGTCGTTTTTCATTGGGGCACGGGTGCCTACGATCGCTGGGTGGCACGTCAGGTGTTGGCAGATGCACAAGTGGTTTACGGATATGAGTACGCCTGTCTTGCCACCTTTCAGGCTGCGAAGAAACAGGGAATTGCCTGTATTTACGATGTGCCCTCTCCAGAACACGATTTTGTTGAAAATTTGCTGCACGAGGAACTGAAAGTCTTCCCCGAACTTAACACCCCGTATCGGCGCTATGTCCGCGATCGGCAAACCCAACGTACCCAGCATCGTCGCCAGGAGTGGCAACTGGCGGATGTGGTGATCGCCAATTCTGAATTCACCAAAGCTTCCTATGCGGGAGCCGGATTGGATGTGGAAAAGGTGCGGGTGGTTCCCTATGGGGCACCTCCTGTCTGTACGGAAGGCTTCCAGGGAGGCAGTTCTGAGCGGGAACCTTGCAGGTTTCTGTGGGCAGGCACCTTCAGCATTCGTAAGGGTGCCCACTACCTGTTGCAAGCCTGGAAGCAACTTCAACCCCATTCCAGCGCCCGCTTAAATGTTTATGGCGCAATGGGACTACCTGCTTCCTTGCTGAAGGATGTTCCCGATTCGGTTCAGGTGTCCGGCACTGTTCCCCGTTCCGAACTCTACAAACTTTATCACCAGGCGGATGTGCTGGTTTTTCCGACCCTGTGTGATGGTTTTGGAATGGTGGTGACGGAGGCGTTTGCCCAGGGATTGCCTGTAATAACTACCGATCGAGCAGGGGCAGCAGATCTGGTTCGTCATGGCGACAATGGGTTGATCATTCCAGCAGGCGATGCGGATGCGCTGGCGGATGCGCTGGTGTGGTGCCTGTCCCATCGGCAGGAGTTAAAAGCAATGCGTCAGGCTGCCCTGGAAACGGCGGCGAAATGGCAATGGTCGGACTATCGACAGGCATTGATCGAAAATTTGCTGGATGGACTGAAAGCCGCCGGGTATTGTCTGTAG